In the genome of uncultured Sphaerochaeta sp., the window ATATCAATATTGATGAGGAGGCGATCCGCCACCTTGCACGTTGCAGCCGCGGAACTCCGCGTATCGCCAATCGCTTGCTGCGCAGGCTCAGGGATTTTGCCTCGGTCATGGGTGACGGGAAGATAACCATTGCGGTCGTTGACCACGGTATGGAGAGACTGGGCATCGACTCCAACGGCCTCGAGACCCAGGATAGGAATATCCTGAGAACCATCATCGAGTTCTATGACGGTGGACCGGTCGGGGCGGAGACGCTGAGTATCAGCGTAGGGGAGGCAATAGAGTCTTTGGAAGACTTCTACGAGCCGTACCTGATCCAGAAGGGGTACCTCAAGCGTACTCCGCGTGGACGAATGACAACAAAAAAAGCGTATGATTTGCTGGGGATTCCCTGCAAGAGGAATATGGATGACAATCAAGGAATTCTCTTTTGACCTTCCCGAGCACCTGATAGCCCAAACTCCCGCGGATAGACGTGGTGAGGATCGGCTGTTGGTTCTCCACAAGCGTGACGGATCTCTGATCGACCAGATGATGACGGACTTTGCTTCCCACCTGGAAGAGGGCAGCATCATTGTCGTAAACAACAGCAAGGTCCGCAAAGCAAGGGTATTTGCCCAGAGCGAAACCGGCGGAAGGGTTGAGTTTCTCTTTTTGGAAGAGAATCTCGACCACAGCTGGAATGCCATGGTAACCAAGACCAAGAAGCAGCATATCGGGAAACGCTACACGTTTTCCAATGCAGATGGCTCCTACTCACGCACTGGTTGGATAACTGAAGAACATGAGGATGGCACCCGTTCCATCGCTTTTGAGGAAAGCCTCGACGAGCGTTTCTTCCAGACCTTGGGACATGTTCCGCTTCCCCCCTACATCAAACGTGAGGACAGTTTCAGCGATGAGACGCGGTATCAGACCATCTACGCCAAGAAAGAGGGTTCGGTTGCAGCTCCCACAGCAGGTCTGCATTTCACCCAGGAAATTCTCTCGTCCATCGAGAAGAAAGGGTGCACCATTGTTCCTGTTACCCTGCATGTAGGAGCCGGTACCTTTTTGCCCGTCAGAACCGAAAGGCTGGAAGATCATCACATGCACTTTGAGAAGTATGAGATCACCAGCGAAAGTGCCAACCTGATCAACCAAGCACGGAAAGAGGGCAGGAAGATCGTCGCCACCGGGACAACGAGTGTCCGCACCCTTGAGAGTGCCTATGATGCAGGCTCAGATCAGGTGCTCAGTGGGGAAGGGCGAACGAATCTCTTCATCCGCCCAGGCTATCGTTGGAATGTGGTCGACCAACTGCTGACCAACTTCCATACACCCGAGTCAACCCTGCTGGTGCTTGTATCCACCTTTGCCGGAAAGCAGCATATCGAGCAAGCCTACAAGCATGCCATCGACCACGCCTACCGGTTCTTCAGCTACGGGGATGCAATGTTCATTTGCTGAACAAGACATTCTGGATCTGTGCAGCAATCTCTTCCTTTCCCAAAAGGCCATCGATGCGAACCAGATGGACTTCCTGGGGAAGGGAGCTGAATATTTTCTCGTAGTTCTCTTTCACCCGTTCAAGGAATTCATGCTTTTCAAACAGCTCAGTCTCATTGCCTCGGCCGCTGATCCGTCTCAAGCACTCATCCACCGGTGTATCAATGAAAAAGACATACTCAGGAGCCGGAAACTCATTGAGGCTCGCAATCTTATCATATTCACACTCCACACCCTGATACGCCAGCGATGAGTAGAGATACCGATCACTGATGACCAGCTTTCCTTTCTCAAGATCATGGACCAAGCCATTGACCGGGTTGTACAGATGATCTTCCCTGTCTGCCGCATAGAGCATTGCCAAGGCCAGGGGAGTCGTTACCAACTGTTTTTGCAATACCGAACGGACCAGTCGTCCGATCGGCTTGTCCGTAGGTTCAAAGGTAGGACGGCATGGGCGGTCGGATTTGTCACAATACTCAGCCAGGAGTTGCATCTGGGTGGTGGTCCCCGCTCCATCCAATCCCTCGAACACCACAAAATTCGTCAATACTGAAGGCATTTCCTATCTCCTATCGTACCTCCATGGTACGGGAAAAGTGCCATAAGGTAAATCCGTATCATGGGAGGAAAGCGCTCATGATAGCCGATAAAAGAGGTGCCCAAGACAAGCACAATGGGCTATACTGCCAAAAAGGGTTGTTTCAGGTTGAGATTTCATACAACGCTCAAAGACATTGCCGTTTCTGTTCTTGTTCTGCTTTCCTGCGCCGTTCTCTGTTTTTATGGGATGGTGCATCTTGGTATGGGCAACCCGAGCCAGTATTTTGCCACGTATCTTCTTGCAGCACTTGATAAGGGAGGAGCCTATACGCTGACAACCGGAAAAGTTCAGCGCACCTACCTCAAGGAGTTGGTTCTGGTCAATCCACAGATTGAGAGTGCTGACACTACGCTTATCAGTGCAGAGGAAATGCGCATACCTGGCGGCATTCCTTCCTTGCTGGAATCGGTATTGTTTGGACAAAAGGAGGTGGAGATTTCCTTCACCGAACCAACGGTGCATCTTGATGCTCAGATGCTCGGATCACAACAACTGAATGGCAAGGATTCAAAGCTGCGGAGTTTCGCCCAACAGTGGCTGAAAAAGAATACCTTGACACTTACCGGC includes:
- the queA gene encoding tRNA preQ1(34) S-adenosylmethionine ribosyltransferase-isomerase QueA — protein: MTIKEFSFDLPEHLIAQTPADRRGEDRLLVLHKRDGSLIDQMMTDFASHLEEGSIIVVNNSKVRKARVFAQSETGGRVEFLFLEENLDHSWNAMVTKTKKQHIGKRYTFSNADGSYSRTGWITEEHEDGTRSIAFEESLDERFFQTLGHVPLPPYIKREDSFSDETRYQTIYAKKEGSVAAPTAGLHFTQEILSSIEKKGCTIVPVTLHVGAGTFLPVRTERLEDHHMHFEKYEITSESANLINQARKEGRKIVATGTTSVRTLESAYDAGSDQVLSGEGRTNLFIRPGYRWNVVDQLLTNFHTPESTLLVLVSTFAGKQHIEQAYKHAIDHAYRFFSYGDAMFIC
- the tmk gene encoding dTMP kinase translates to MPSVLTNFVVFEGLDGAGTTTQMQLLAEYCDKSDRPCRPTFEPTDKPIGRLVRSVLQKQLVTTPLALAMLYAADREDHLYNPVNGLVHDLEKGKLVISDRYLYSSLAYQGVECEYDKIASLNEFPAPEYVFFIDTPVDECLRRISGRGNETELFEKHEFLERVKENYEKIFSSLPQEVHLVRIDGLLGKEEIAAQIQNVLFSK